The following proteins come from a genomic window of Falco rusticolus isolate bFalRus1 chromosome 9, bFalRus1.pri, whole genome shotgun sequence:
- the CDK9 gene encoding cyclin-dependent kinase 9 isoform X2 → MSLRSGALMFPITALREIKILQLLKHENVVNLIEICRTKASPYNRCKGSIYLVFDFCEHDLAGLLSNAHVKFTLSEIKKVMQMLLNGLYYIHRNKILHRDMKAANVLITRDGVLKLADFGLARAFSLAKNSQPNRYTNRVVTLWYRPPELLLGERDYGPPIDLWGAGCIMAEMWTRSPIMQGNTEQHQLTLISQLCGSITPEAWPNVDKYELYQKLDLPKGQKRKVKDRLKAYVKDPYALDLIDKLLVLDPAQRIDSDDALNHDFFWSDPMPSDLKNMLSTHNQSMFEYLAPPRRRGGHMPQQPANQSRNPAATNQTEFDRVF, encoded by the exons ATGTCCCTCCGCAGTGGTGCCCTGATG ttCCCCATCACAGCCTTGCGAGAGATTAAAATCCTCCAGCTGCTCAAACATGAGAACGTGGTGAACCTCATAGAAATCTGCAGGACCAAAG CCTCTCCATACAACCGCTGCAAGGGCAGCATCTACCTTGTGTTTGACTTCTGCGAGCACGACCTGGCTGGCCTTCTCAGCAATGCCCATGTCAAGTTCACGCTCTCAGAGATCAAGAAAGTGATGCAGATGCTGTTGAACGGCCTTTACTACATCCACAGGAACAAG ATCTTGCATCGAGACATGAAAGCTGCGAATGTCCTGATCACACGGGACGGAGTGCTGAAGCTTGCAGACTTTGGGCTGGCTCGAGCTTTCAGCCTGGCTAAGAACAGCCAGCCAAACCGCTACACCAACCGGGTGGTGACTCTGTGGTATCGGCCGCCAGAGCTGCTCCTAG GGGAGCGGGACTATGGTCCCCCCATTGACCTCTGGGGTGCAGGGTGCATCATGGCAGAGATGTGGACCCGCAGCCCCATCATGCAAGGGaacacagagcagcaccagctcaCCCTCATCAGCCAGCTCTGCGGATCCATCACACCGGAG gctTGGCCAAATGTGGATAAATACGAGCTGTACCAGAAGCTGGATCTTCCCAAGGGTCAGAAGCGCAAGGTGAAGGATCGCCTGAAAGCCTACGTCAAAGACCCCTACGCACTCGACCTCATCGacaagctgctggtgctggatCCCGCCCAGCGGATCGACAGCGATGATGCGCTGAACCACGACTTCTTCTGGTCCGACCCCATGCCCTCAGACCTCAAAAACATGCTGTCCACCCACAACCAGTCCATGTTCGAGTACCTGGCCCCACCACGCAGGAGGGGTGGGCACATGCCCCAGCAGCCTGCTAACCAGAGCAGGAACCCGGCCGCCACCAACCAGACTGAATTCGACCGAGTGTTTTGA
- the CDK9 gene encoding cyclin-dependent kinase 9 isoform X1, protein MAKRYDMVECPFCDEVSKYEKLAKIGQGTFGEVFKAKHRQTGKRVALKKVLMENEKEGFPITALREIKILQLLKHENVVNLIEICRTKASPYNRCKGSIYLVFDFCEHDLAGLLSNAHVKFTLSEIKKVMQMLLNGLYYIHRNKILHRDMKAANVLITRDGVLKLADFGLARAFSLAKNSQPNRYTNRVVTLWYRPPELLLGERDYGPPIDLWGAGCIMAEMWTRSPIMQGNTEQHQLTLISQLCGSITPEAWPNVDKYELYQKLDLPKGQKRKVKDRLKAYVKDPYALDLIDKLLVLDPAQRIDSDDALNHDFFWSDPMPSDLKNMLSTHNQSMFEYLAPPRRRGGHMPQQPANQSRNPAATNQTEFDRVF, encoded by the exons ATGGCCAAGCGGTACGACATGGTGGAGTGTCCCTTCTGCGATGAGGTCTCTAAGTACGAGAAGCTCGCCAAGATCGGGCAGGGAACCTTCGG GGAAGTTTTCAAAGCCAAACATCGTCAGACAGGCAAGAGAGTAGCACTGAAAAAAGTGTTGATGGAAAATGAGAAGGAGGGG ttCCCCATCACAGCCTTGCGAGAGATTAAAATCCTCCAGCTGCTCAAACATGAGAACGTGGTGAACCTCATAGAAATCTGCAGGACCAAAG CCTCTCCATACAACCGCTGCAAGGGCAGCATCTACCTTGTGTTTGACTTCTGCGAGCACGACCTGGCTGGCCTTCTCAGCAATGCCCATGTCAAGTTCACGCTCTCAGAGATCAAGAAAGTGATGCAGATGCTGTTGAACGGCCTTTACTACATCCACAGGAACAAG ATCTTGCATCGAGACATGAAAGCTGCGAATGTCCTGATCACACGGGACGGAGTGCTGAAGCTTGCAGACTTTGGGCTGGCTCGAGCTTTCAGCCTGGCTAAGAACAGCCAGCCAAACCGCTACACCAACCGGGTGGTGACTCTGTGGTATCGGCCGCCAGAGCTGCTCCTAG GGGAGCGGGACTATGGTCCCCCCATTGACCTCTGGGGTGCAGGGTGCATCATGGCAGAGATGTGGACCCGCAGCCCCATCATGCAAGGGaacacagagcagcaccagctcaCCCTCATCAGCCAGCTCTGCGGATCCATCACACCGGAG gctTGGCCAAATGTGGATAAATACGAGCTGTACCAGAAGCTGGATCTTCCCAAGGGTCAGAAGCGCAAGGTGAAGGATCGCCTGAAAGCCTACGTCAAAGACCCCTACGCACTCGACCTCATCGacaagctgctggtgctggatCCCGCCCAGCGGATCGACAGCGATGATGCGCTGAACCACGACTTCTTCTGGTCCGACCCCATGCCCTCAGACCTCAAAAACATGCTGTCCACCCACAACCAGTCCATGTTCGAGTACCTGGCCCCACCACGCAGGAGGGGTGGGCACATGCCCCAGCAGCCTGCTAACCAGAGCAGGAACCCGGCCGCCACCAACCAGACTGAATTCGACCGAGTGTTTTGA